The Montipora foliosa isolate CH-2021 chromosome 1, ASM3666993v2, whole genome shotgun sequence genome has a window encoding:
- the LOC138013312 gene encoding uncharacterized protein encodes MAVDCSTMEFLQVLRRFFAIRGQPAVMISDNGSQFVGAERELGEMVRGLNREEIQNFCAEKGMHWKFTTPAAPHQNGRAEVLVKTCKNPLKRAIGSQLLTPFELYTVFLEVANLVNQRPIGRIPNDPDDAKYICPNDILLGRASSEVPQGPFKETQNPRHRVEFLQKIVDSFWKRWNRDVFPSLVPRKQWQIERRNVKVNNIVTVADSNAFRGKWCTGRIMEVYPGPDGRVRNVEVKTSTGVYSRPVTKVAVICPAEEE; translated from the coding sequence ATGGCCGTTGACTGTTCTACCATGGAGTTTTTGCAAGTTCTCCGTAGATTTTTTGCGATTCGCGGTCAACCTGCAGTGATGATAAGTGATAACGGTTCACAGTTTGTCGGTGCGGAGAGGGAGCTGGGTGAAATGGTACGAGGTTTGAACCGAGAAGAGATTCAAAATTTTTGCGCAGAGAAAGGCATGCACTGGAAATTCACGACACCTGCTGCCCCTCATCAAAATGGCCGCGCAGAGGTGCTCGTCAAGACTTGCAAGAACCCTCTAAAGCGGGCCATTGGCAGTCAATTGCTAACACCATTCGAGTTGTACACGGTGTTTCTAGAGGTAGCCAATCTTGTTAATCAACGGCCAATCGGAAGGATTCCAAACGACCCTGATGATGCCAAGTACATATGCCCTAATGATATTCTCCTTGGACGAGCGTCATCTGAAGTACCACAAGGACCTTTCAAAGAAACACAAAATCCGCGCCACAGAGTTGAGTTTCTCCAGAAAATCGTTGATTCATTCTGGAAGCGTTGGAATCGAGACGTTTTTCCATCCCTAGTACCGAGGAAGCAGTGGCAAATTGAACGACGAAACGTGAAAGTCAACAACATCGTTACAGTGGCTGATAGTAATGCCTTTCGAGGCAAGTGGTGCACAGGCAGAATCATGGAAGTCTACCCAGGACCGGACGGTCGAGTACGAAATGTCGAAGTCAAGACGTCGACTGGCGTCTACAGTCGTCCTGTTACTAAAGTTGCTGTGATTTGTCCTGCGGAGGAAGAGTGA